A genomic region of Natronoarchaeum mannanilyticum contains the following coding sequences:
- a CDS encoding MATE family efflux transporter, which translates to MDGLRARVLSVWRRTIALSWPIAVQQTFNTLMRTVDVIVTGLFSPAAVAAVGLADLYAQFPLRAGLGLGSGAIALSSQDTGRDDADARDQAISQALLLGFLVGIPLVALGIVAARPLIALLGADPEVVAMGGTYLAIVFAAAPMRIVGLVSARSLQGTGDTRTPMLVNIAANGFNIAGTVGLGLGIGALPELGVVGVGVATAVSRTFEAVAFALAFLSDRTDPVLRRPTDPTIARQLVAVSLPNFAEGMSTSLANFPFNALLLTFGTDVNAGYHIGRRIYQQVAGPLYRSYNVAASIVVGQSLGESEPARARFEGRAIAALSLLTLGGAGIVLVAGADPLAGAFTSDAATRRYAATFAGVFGVSMFFFGIFFPFAGSLRGAGDTRTPFYANLSGTVVFMLGFSYLAGVTFDYGLAGVYAGMLLCYAWWALVVTAGFRWGDWADTAASMMAERAGTSD; encoded by the coding sequence ATGGACGGCCTCCGAGCGCGCGTGCTGTCGGTCTGGCGGCGCACGATCGCGCTGTCATGGCCGATCGCCGTCCAACAGACGTTCAACACGCTGATGCGGACGGTCGACGTCATCGTCACGGGGCTGTTCTCGCCGGCCGCGGTCGCCGCGGTCGGGCTGGCCGACCTGTACGCCCAGTTCCCGCTCCGTGCGGGGCTCGGGCTCGGCTCGGGTGCGATCGCCCTCTCCAGTCAGGACACCGGCCGGGACGACGCCGACGCGCGCGATCAGGCGATCAGCCAGGCGCTGCTGCTCGGCTTTCTGGTGGGGATTCCCCTGGTCGCGCTCGGGATCGTCGCGGCCCGGCCGCTGATCGCGCTGCTGGGCGCCGACCCCGAGGTCGTCGCGATGGGCGGCACCTACCTCGCGATCGTATTCGCTGCGGCGCCGATGCGCATCGTCGGCCTCGTGAGCGCTCGCTCGCTCCAGGGGACCGGCGACACGCGGACGCCGATGCTCGTCAACATCGCCGCGAACGGGTTCAACATCGCCGGTACGGTCGGTCTCGGCCTGGGTATCGGCGCCCTGCCCGAACTGGGCGTCGTCGGCGTCGGCGTCGCGACCGCGGTCAGCAGGACGTTCGAGGCCGTCGCGTTCGCGCTGGCGTTTCTCAGCGATCGGACCGATCCAGTCCTGCGGCGGCCGACCGACCCGACGATCGCGCGCCAGCTCGTCGCGGTGAGCCTGCCGAACTTCGCCGAGGGGATGAGCACGTCGCTCGCGAACTTTCCCTTCAACGCCCTGCTGCTCACCTTCGGGACGGACGTCAACGCCGGGTATCACATCGGCCGCCGAATCTATCAGCAGGTCGCCGGACCGCTGTACCGCTCGTACAACGTCGCCGCGAGCATCGTGGTCGGCCAGTCGCTGGGCGAATCGGAGCCGGCCCGGGCGCGCTTCGAAGGGCGGGCCATCGCCGCGCTGAGCCTCCTCACGCTCGGGGGCGCCGGGATCGTTCTCGTCGCGGGCGCCGACCCGCTGGCGGGCGCGTTCACCAGCGACGCCGCGACCCGCCGGTACGCCGCCACGTTCGCGGGGGTGTTCGGCGTCTCGATGTTCTTCTTCGGGATCTTCTTCCCGTTCGCGGGAAGCCTGCGGGGTGCCGGCGACACCAGAACGCCGTTCTACGCCAACCTCTCGGGGACGGTCGTGTTCATGCTCGGCTTCTCCTATCTCGCCGGCGTCACGTTCGACTACGGACTCGCGGGGGTGTACGCCGGGATGCTGCTGTGTTACGCCTGGTGGGCGCTCGTCGTCACCGCGGGGTTCCGCTGGGGCGACTGGGCCGACACCGCGGCGTCGATGATGGCCGAGCGCGCCGGGACGTCCGACTGA
- a CDS encoding YMGG-like glycine zipper-containing protein — protein MESKRIKRALSRARHAAVGAGIGAAIGGLFSKNSASTGAALGALVGATIGEKRVGVESRVKEVTEKRQSESSD, from the coding sequence ATGGAATCCAAACGGATCAAGCGGGCGCTCAGTCGAGCGCGCCACGCCGCGGTCGGCGCGGGTATCGGTGCCGCGATCGGCGGACTGTTCAGCAAAAACAGCGCCAGCACGGGCGCGGCACTGGGCGCCTTGGTCGGCGCGACGATCGGCGAGAAGCGAGTCGGCGTGGAGTCGCGAGTCAAGGAAGTGACCGAGAAGCGACAGTCCGAAAGCTCGGACTGA
- a CDS encoding VOC family protein produces the protein MDGTLDHVMMRVEDLEESLEWYQTHLDYEEKDRHEGDDFTIVYLGPEEMHEEGAMLELTHNEGESDLELGDAWGHIAVRVPEGELESYYEQLMDEGVDDYRDPESCGGSYAFVKDPDGHEVEIVQRDPDQGALWSLDHTMIRVEDADDALGFWTRKFEYEHTGRWESDTFANYFMKPEDAAPEAMAVELTYNYDGRSYDLGDAWGHLCVRIDDLHEDWEQLMVREAADYRDPESCDDMYAFTKDQDGHEIELLERDPDADSLFPF, from the coding sequence ATGGACGGAACGCTGGACCACGTCATGATGCGCGTCGAGGACCTGGAGGAATCGCTGGAGTGGTACCAGACTCACCTGGACTACGAGGAGAAGGATCGCCACGAGGGCGACGACTTCACCATCGTCTATCTCGGCCCCGAGGAGATGCACGAGGAGGGCGCGATGCTCGAACTCACCCACAACGAAGGTGAGAGCGACCTCGAACTCGGCGACGCCTGGGGTCACATCGCGGTGCGCGTCCCCGAGGGCGAACTCGAATCGTACTACGAGCAGCTGATGGACGAGGGCGTCGACGACTACCGCGACCCCGAGTCCTGCGGCGGCAGCTACGCGTTCGTGAAGGACCCCGACGGCCACGAGGTCGAGATCGTCCAGCGCGACCCCGATCAGGGGGCGCTGTGGTCGCTCGACCACACGATGATCCGCGTCGAGGACGCCGACGACGCGCTGGGCTTCTGGACCCGGAAGTTCGAGTACGAACACACCGGGCGCTGGGAGTCCGACACGTTCGCCAACTACTTCATGAAGCCCGAGGACGCCGCGCCCGAGGCGATGGCCGTCGAGCTCACCTACAACTACGACGGCCGGAGCTATGATCTGGGCGACGCCTGGGGCCACCTCTGCGTCCGGATCGACGACCTGCACGAGGACTGGGAGCAGCTCATGGTCCGAGAAGCCGCCGACTACCGCGACCCCGAGAGCTGCGACGACATGTACGCGTTCACGAAGGACCAGGACGGCCACGAGATCGAGCTGCTGGAGCGCGACCCCGACGCCGACTCGCTGTTCCCGTTCTGA
- the msrA gene encoding peptide-methionine (S)-S-oxide reductase MsrA: MDRTSATRELALRSPAENAASAAGESGAPTPSETRTATFGMGCFWGPDARFGAVEGVVRTRVGYAGGTTADPTYHSLGDHTEVVQIEYDPEKLAYDDLLDAFWSNHAWNSSARKRQYRGVVLAHDDEQYEAAQRRRDELAERTGETVATDVERLDEFYLAEDYHQKYELRSTPVVGDELAELYGDAFVDSTIAARLNGFVAGHGDPERRDALLADLDLPPTVIDELRRRF, encoded by the coding sequence ATGGACCGTACGAGCGCGACCCGAGAACTGGCGCTCCGGTCGCCGGCCGAGAACGCGGCATCGGCGGCGGGCGAGAGCGGGGCACCGACGCCGAGCGAGACCCGAACGGCGACGTTCGGGATGGGCTGTTTCTGGGGCCCGGACGCACGGTTCGGCGCGGTCGAGGGCGTCGTCCGGACACGAGTCGGCTACGCCGGCGGGACGACGGCCGATCCGACGTACCACTCGCTGGGCGATCACACGGAGGTCGTCCAGATCGAGTACGATCCCGAGAAACTGGCGTACGACGACCTGCTCGACGCGTTCTGGTCGAACCACGCGTGGAACTCGTCGGCTCGCAAACGCCAGTACCGGGGCGTCGTCCTCGCACACGACGACGAGCAGTACGAAGCCGCGCAGCGGCGTCGCGACGAACTGGCCGAGCGAACCGGCGAGACGGTCGCGACCGACGTCGAGAGGCTCGACGAGTTCTACCTCGCCGAGGACTACCATCAGAAGTACGAACTGCGGTCGACGCCGGTCGTCGGCGACGAGCTCGCGGAGCTGTACGGCGACGCGTTCGTGGATTCGACAATCGCCGCGCGGCTCAACGGGTTCGTCGCCGGCCACGGCGATCCGGAACGCCGCGACGCCCTGCTCGCCGACCTCGATCTCCCGCCCACCGTGATCGACGAGCTTCGACGCCGGTTCTGA
- a CDS encoding ribonuclease J, whose protein sequence is MEIEIATIGGYEEVGRQMTAVRAGGDIVVFDMGLNLSKVLIHDNIQVEGMHSLDLIDMGAIPDDRIMSDLEGDVKAIVPTHGHLDHIGAIGKLAHRYDAPIVASPFTLELVKEEIQDEGKFDVQNDLVEMEPGETMGIGERCELEFVNVTHSIIDAINPVLHTPEGAVVYGLDKRMDHTPVIGDPIDMKRFREIGREGEGVLCYIEDCTNANKKGRTPSENVAREHLRDVMHSIEDYDGGIVATTFSSHIARVSSLVEFAKEIGREPVLLGRSMEKYSGTAERIGAASFPDDLGMFGHRKSVDRTFKRIMNEGKENYLPIVTGHQGEPRAMLTRMGRGDTPYELDDGDKVIFSARVIPEPTNEGQRYQSEKLLGMQGARIYDDIHVSGHLRQEGHYEMLDALQPQHVIPAHQDMGGFSGYVDLAGNQGYKLGRDLHVTSNGNTIQLVE, encoded by the coding sequence ATGGAAATCGAAATCGCAACTATTGGCGGCTACGAGGAAGTCGGTCGACAGATGACCGCAGTCCGTGCCGGCGGCGACATCGTCGTCTTCGACATGGGACTGAACCTCTCGAAGGTACTGATTCACGACAACATTCAGGTCGAGGGCATGCACTCCCTCGATCTCATCGACATGGGCGCCATCCCGGACGACCGGATCATGAGCGACCTCGAGGGCGACGTGAAGGCGATCGTTCCCACGCACGGCCACCTCGATCACATCGGGGCGATCGGCAAGCTGGCCCACCGCTACGACGCCCCGATCGTCGCCTCGCCGTTCACGCTCGAACTCGTCAAGGAGGAGATCCAGGACGAGGGGAAGTTCGACGTCCAGAACGATCTCGTGGAGATGGAGCCCGGCGAGACGATGGGCATCGGAGAGCGCTGCGAACTCGAGTTCGTGAACGTCACGCACTCGATCATCGACGCGATCAACCCGGTGCTGCACACGCCGGAGGGCGCGGTGGTCTACGGGCTGGACAAGCGCATGGACCACACGCCGGTCATCGGCGACCCGATCGACATGAAGCGGTTCCGCGAGATCGGTCGCGAGGGTGAGGGTGTCCTCTGTTACATCGAGGACTGCACGAACGCCAACAAGAAGGGCCGCACGCCCAGCGAGAACGTCGCCCGCGAGCACCTGCGCGACGTGATGCACAGCATCGAGGACTACGACGGCGGCATCGTCGCGACGACGTTCTCCAGCCACATCGCGCGCGTCTCCAGCCTCGTCGAGTTCGCGAAAGAGATCGGCCGCGAACCAGTACTCCTCGGTCGATCGATGGAGAAGTACTCCGGCACCGCCGAGCGCATCGGCGCCGCGTCGTTCCCCGACGACCTCGGGATGTTCGGCCACCGCAAGTCCGTCGATCGGACGTTCAAGCGGATCATGAACGAGGGCAAGGAGAACTACCTGCCAATCGTCACCGGCCACCAGGGCGAGCCCCGCGCGATGCTCACCCGAATGGGTCGGGGCGACACCCCCTACGAACTCGACGACGGCGACAAGGTCATCTTCTCGGCGCGAGTGATCCCGGAGCCGACCAACGAGGGGCAGCGCTACCAGTCCGAGAAACTGCTGGGCATGCAGGGCGCCCGCATCTACGACGACATCCACGTCTCGGGCCACCTCCGACAGGAGGGTCACTACGAGATGCTCGACGCGCTCCAGCCCCAGCACGTCATCCCCGCCCACCAGGATATGGGCGGGTTCTCCGGCTACGTCGACCTCGCCGGCAACCAGGGGTACAAGCTCGGGCGGGATCTCCACGTCACGTCGAACGGTAACACGATCCAGCTCGTGGAGTAG
- a CDS encoding aldo/keto reductase gives MQTRPLGETGHDSSVATFGAIALNWLEQEGANQMIELVLDRGVNHFDVAPEYGDAELKLGPKLRQHREEIFLGCKTQKRDYEGAARKLDRSLNRLGTDHVELYQIHGLEYEHELDEITGEGGALEAIRDARSEGKVDHIGLTSHGDPQLILEAIERIDDLDSLMFPMNPVVAGKDGDEYDYEAVLERAESEDIGTLGIKAFAGGTWPPTDELPEEDRPYANWYQPVDDPDTIRERFDFAAAQGLTSVITPGDPKLVAMVLDAAERFDGMDEAAQRSLIERARHDDSPVPEQLHH, from the coding sequence ATGCAAACACGACCGCTGGGAGAGACCGGCCACGACAGTTCCGTCGCGACGTTCGGCGCCATCGCGCTCAACTGGCTCGAACAGGAGGGCGCGAACCAGATGATCGAACTCGTGCTGGATCGCGGCGTCAACCACTTCGACGTGGCGCCGGAGTACGGCGACGCCGAGCTGAAGCTCGGCCCGAAGCTCCGCCAGCACCGCGAGGAGATCTTCCTCGGGTGCAAGACACAGAAGCGCGACTACGAGGGCGCGGCGCGCAAGCTCGATCGGTCGCTGAACCGGCTCGGAACCGACCACGTCGAGCTGTACCAGATCCACGGGCTGGAGTACGAGCACGAACTCGACGAGATCACGGGCGAGGGCGGCGCGCTCGAAGCGATCCGCGACGCCCGGAGCGAGGGTAAAGTCGATCACATCGGGCTGACGAGCCACGGCGACCCGCAGCTGATCCTCGAGGCGATCGAGCGCATCGACGATCTCGACTCGCTGATGTTCCCGATGAACCCCGTCGTCGCCGGCAAGGACGGCGACGAGTACGACTACGAGGCCGTACTCGAACGCGCCGAATCGGAGGACATCGGCACGCTCGGCATCAAGGCGTTCGCCGGCGGAACGTGGCCCCCGACCGACGAACTGCCCGAGGAAGACCGGCCGTACGCGAACTGGTATCAGCCGGTCGACGATCCCGACACGATCCGCGAGCGCTTCGATTTCGCCGCCGCGCAGGGACTGACGAGCGTCATCACGCCCGGCGATCCGAAGCTCGTCGCGATGGTCCTCGACGCCGCCGAGCGGTTCGACGGAATGGACGAGGCCGCCCAGCGTTCGCTGATCGAGCGGGCGCGCCACGACGACAGTCCGGTGCCCGAGCAGCTCCACCACTGA
- a CDS encoding class I SAM-dependent methyltransferase — translation MDVPSTVATALEDQSVDGATCLEAGAGVGNATAGLLAAGAERVYAVTNDAEHARTVRERVARDDPDRSVALEADLRELPLVDDTVDIITAHGLFNVVPPASLDAIATEVTRVATPGCHLVVDDYEPLPADADVRELFAVENAASQLAEGRPALAFYPAAALRRLFEGYGWTFDRKRTLLDPVPWTESHLDAHAAAVRSRAAGLPERDADRLVTRADRIVDDIGEERVGEMYSLAFRRPD, via the coding sequence ATGGACGTTCCGAGTACGGTCGCGACGGCGCTGGAGGACCAGTCGGTCGACGGTGCGACCTGCCTGGAGGCCGGCGCCGGCGTCGGCAACGCGACCGCGGGGCTGCTCGCAGCGGGTGCCGAGCGCGTCTACGCGGTGACGAACGACGCCGAGCACGCGCGAACTGTTCGCGAGCGCGTGGCCCGTGACGATCCGGATCGAAGCGTCGCGCTCGAAGCCGATCTCAGGGAGCTCCCGTTGGTCGACGACACCGTCGACATCATCACGGCCCACGGGCTGTTCAACGTGGTTCCGCCGGCGTCGCTCGACGCCATCGCGACCGAGGTGACCCGCGTCGCGACGCCGGGCTGTCACCTCGTCGTCGACGACTACGAGCCGTTACCGGCCGACGCCGACGTGCGAGAGCTGTTCGCCGTCGAGAACGCCGCCTCGCAACTCGCCGAGGGACGGCCCGCGCTGGCGTTCTACCCGGCGGCCGCGCTGCGGCGGCTGTTCGAGGGGTACGGCTGGACGTTCGACCGGAAGCGGACGCTGCTCGATCCGGTTCCCTGGACAGAAAGTCATCTCGACGCCCACGCCGCGGCGGTACGCTCGCGCGCTGCGGGGCTTCCGGAAAGAGATGCCGACCGGCTCGTGACCCGAGCCGACCGAATCGTCGACGACATCGGTGAGGAGCGGGTCGGCGAGATGTACAGCCTGGCGTTCCGACGGCCCGACTGA
- a CDS encoding DUF5518 domain-containing protein, translated as MEPTTQTENHDSPRVEGSGALNAIFDAIVALLIAVPGLGAASAGVAVYRSADAATAEEIVAELEVTATTMTDAELVDAIHSLMVWGGLGLAVTGAVLVVAGIAFAAYSRRVRRRLEGTGLVIDDRIVLAVVGAVVSAVTSFVPFSPLVGGGVAGYVRRGSSGDALRIGALAGIALAAPYALLLVFLAGGAFAANAVTLGLLIVAMLAISSAITVVLSAIGGYAGSAIADR; from the coding sequence ATGGAGCCTACTACGCAGACCGAGAACCACGACTCGCCGCGCGTCGAGGGATCGGGCGCGCTAAATGCCATCTTCGACGCGATCGTCGCACTGCTGATCGCCGTCCCCGGCCTCGGCGCGGCGTCGGCGGGCGTCGCCGTCTATCGATCCGCCGACGCCGCGACGGCCGAGGAGATCGTCGCCGAACTGGAGGTCACGGCGACGACGATGACCGACGCCGAGCTGGTCGACGCGATCCACAGTCTCATGGTCTGGGGCGGGCTCGGCCTCGCCGTGACGGGCGCCGTCCTCGTCGTCGCCGGCATCGCGTTCGCCGCCTACTCGCGCCGAGTGCGGCGCCGCCTGGAGGGGACCGGCCTCGTGATCGACGACCGGATCGTCCTCGCCGTCGTCGGGGCGGTCGTCTCGGCGGTCACCTCGTTCGTCCCGTTCTCGCCGCTGGTCGGCGGCGGCGTCGCGGGCTACGTCCGGCGAGGGTCGTCCGGCGACGCGCTGCGGATCGGCGCGCTGGCCGGGATCGCGCTCGCGGCCCCCTACGCGCTCTTGCTCGTCTTTCTTGCGGGCGGCGCGTTCGCCGCGAACGCCGTCACGCTCGGGCTGCTGATCGTCGCCATGCTGGCCATCTCGAGTGCGATCACCGTCGTCCTGAGCGCGATCGGGGGATACGCGGGATCGGCAATCGCCGATCGCTGA